Proteins from a genomic interval of Zingiber officinale cultivar Zhangliang chromosome 1B, Zo_v1.1, whole genome shotgun sequence:
- the LOC122042607 gene encoding uncharacterized protein LOC122042607, with protein MDPAASANSRTINADAFVSSREIPGWAADTAGVTLRIKARLVTWLLQPHQDIEPQFISHFCRQTVSSSDHVTAECAHFTIPQPYCHISHRPTWEEQTEQMFFHVAANHVSPADLDLLAQAFRRYTYTVFDRFPITELVSMEFFSIIEIPITPSASTGRLCYLIPREANEYFFGGDQDINFVQFNKGPRPASTAAVVGLQMVTVTAEDSSCSIYLDDFEVMTQALAMPCGHSFREGCLKEWLRWRNSCPLADSHFPPQSSDWIDLLQRN; from the coding sequence atggATCCTGCAGCTTCAGCCAACTCCAGGACGATCAACGCAGACGCCTTTGTCTCATCGAGGGAGATACCTGGCTGGGCGGCCGACACAGCCGGTGTCACTCTTCGTATTAAGGCGCGATTGGTGACATGGCTCTTACAGCCTCATCAAGACATAGAGCCCCAATTCATCTCGCACTTTTGCCGCCAGACGGTTTCGTCTTCCGACCACGTCACTGCCGAGTGCGCCCATTTCACCATCCCCCAGCCCTACTGTCACATTAGCCATCGACCCACCTGGGAGGAGCAGACGGAGCAGATGTTCTTCCATGTCGCGGCGAATCACGTGAGCCCCGCTGACCTCGACCTTCTCGCTCAAGCTTTCCGAAGATACACCTACACGGTGTTCGACCGATTTCCAATCACGGAGTTGGTCTCTATGGAGTTCTTTTCCATCATTGAAATCCCCATCACTCCTTCCGCTTCTACCGGCCGCCTTTGCTATTTGATTCCTCGGGAGGCCAATGAATATTTTTTCGGAGGCGACCAAGATATCAACTTCGTCCAGTTCAACAAAGGGCCGAGGCCGGCGTCCACAGCAGCAGTGGTGGGGCTCCAGATGGTCACTGTGACAGCGGAAGATAGCTCGTGTTCCATCTATCTCGACGATTTCGAGGTGATGACTCAGGCTCTGGCAATGCCTTGCGGTCATTCGTTTCGCGAGGGGTGTCTGAAGGAGTGGTTGCGATGGAGAAATTCTTGCCCCCTTGCAGATTCTCACTTCCCACCGCAGAGTAGCGACTGGATCGATCTACTGCAACGTAACtga